DNA sequence from the Armigeres subalbatus isolate Guangzhou_Male chromosome 1, GZ_Asu_2, whole genome shotgun sequence genome:
GACACGAAATCTTTGGATGCTGACGCTGACTCTTCGGATGTCGAGGCGTGATTCCCGAGTTTTCATGTTTGATGGTTCTGGAATGCAATCCGAAGATTCCGAGTCAGAAACCAATATTTCGCGTTgatatgaaaaatatttgagcCAGAGTTAtaatattttgatttgaaattctaaaaattcgaGTTGGATTTCAATCTGACCGAATCAATTCGAAATCCGAACAATTTGAGTAACGAAGATTTCGAGTCGAAATCCAAAGATTCCGAGTCGGATTCTGAAGACTCCACCGAAGATTTTTTGTCAGACGTCAATcaaaatgcgaaaattacgtCGGATTTCGGGTTGGAGGGCGAAGAATTCGTGTCGGAATCCGAATAGTCCGCGTCGAAATCCAAATATTTCGCGTCCAAATCTGAATAGTCGGTGtcatttttttacattattcattttttttcctaaaatttccattttataacttttcttatttaatttattcaattcgCTACTTTTTATTTTATCCTTGTTGTTCTTTTGCTTTTGTCATAATTTAATATTAAGATTTTTAAACATTGttttactgccgtaatctggaaaagtgacgtaacagccattttacaacatgcatgttttccttttttctgttaaagagctcgatgagtagtactcgttaacaccatttttggaaaatggcgtatacgtcactttttcagattacggcagtttatCACCTCTTTTATGTTAACTTATCTTATCATTTATCTCATTCCATATTAGAAgagccaaacgactttttgatCACAATAGATGTGTAATTCTATCTCTAAAAGCGTGATTTCCTCCTCATTTTCCAGGCTCACACGAGCTTAACCACGATGACGACCCCCACGGAGGAAACCGAAGCCCCACAGATCAAAATCCTCGGCTCGATTGTCCGAATAGTGCCCCTCACCGGTGATGGCTTCGGCTTCGACTCCAAGAACCTGGTCAACGCTTCCGATGGCTCCCCGAAGTATCGCTTCCTACGACAGCAAGGTCTACGGCCTTCGCGCCATCTCCCGGACGCACTAATCATCGGCGTCAAAAAGAGCGGAACCCGAGCCCTGCTGGAGTTCATCCGACTGCACCCGGACGTCCGTGCCGCCGGGTGCGAGGTGCATTTCTTCGATCGCCACTACGCTAAGGGGCTGCACTGGTATCGGCACCACATGCCACCGACGATCGAGGGGCAGATCACCATGGAGAAGACTCCAAGCTACTTTATCACCAAGGAAGCGCCCAAACGGGTTTACCACATGAATCCGAGCACCAAGCTGCTGGTGGTCGTCCGTGACCCGGTGACTCGAGCCATTTCCGATTACACACAAGCGCGCAGCAAAAAGAAAGATATGAAACGGTTCGAGGAACTGGCCTTTCTCAATGGGACCTCCGGTGGAATCGTAGACACCGCATGGGGACCGGTCAAGATCGGCGTCTACGCAAAACACTTGGAACGGTGGCTCGAATATTTCCCCCTATCACAGCTCATTTTCATCAGTGGCGAACGATTGATCGCAGATCCAGCCGTTGAGATCGGTCGTGTTCAGGACTTCCTCGGTCTGAAGCGGGTGGTGAACGAGAAGCACTTTTACTTCAACTCCACCAAGGGGTTCCCGTGCTTACTGAAATCCGAGGAACGATCCTCTCCGCATTGCCTTGGCAAAACAAAGGGGCGGAACCACCCCAGAATAGAACCGCAGGCCATCGATCGGTTGCGGGAATTCTACCGACCGTTCAATCTTAAGTTCTACCAACTGACGGGGATAAACTTCGGGTGGCCCTGAGACCTAATCGTTGCCAACGCCAGTAGTTAGGTGTAAATAAGATAATATTGGAAAAATCATTCCTCGTTTCAATAGGGGAAGTTTTGTACATAAAGCCGAAGAAATTAAACCAAATCAAAGCTATACACAGTCATTAGACATTAGGGTTGAACCTAATTTGATCTATACCGATTAGCTGAATAAAGACAACAACTTTCCAAGAAAATGAATGTCGAATAGATAAATTAAATGATTGGACATCGTGCTATTTTATTTTGCACATTGGTAAGTAATTATTACACAAACAATTTCGCACAAGACTCTACAAAATGAATGGATAGTGATGAGAATCTTCCTGAATCCGAAGATAGTGTAGTGCTTTTGAATAAATCAAACCCTCAACAAAATCTGATCAAAGTGTTTCATTGCCGTGGTGAAATAATAGcacataaaagatattttagttactagataaagattgtcgctgtcgtcgctgtccggaacatcttttgctggcgaggataggggagctaaatgtcaaagaaggaaaatccatacgatttgacaggtatgtaccacacatgtttcggacagcagaacaaagggaaccgaagcgacaatctttatctagtaactaaaatatcttttagcaCACCCCTATCCCGTAACCCCATCCAGACTTGATAGAGCAACTACATCCATTGAATTCACAAGTCAACCATCCGCACGTTTCAAATGAAACcttctgaaacaaaaaaaac
Encoded proteins:
- the LOC134212645 gene encoding heparan sulfate glucosamine 3-O-sulfotransferase 6, which produces MVYKWYTNLSNRTIAITIVVCICMLYVSYTFNTCLIASINRTWRKAHTSLTTMTTPTEETEAPQIKILGSIVRIVPLTGDGFGFDSKNLVNASDGSPKYRFLRQQGLRPSRHLPDALIIGVKKSGTRALLEFIRLHPDVRAAGCEVHFFDRHYAKGLHWYRHHMPPTIEGQITMEKTPSYFITKEAPKRVYHMNPSTKLLVVVRDPVTRAISDYTQARSKKKDMKRFEELAFLNGTSGGIVDTAWGPVKIGVYAKHLERWLEYFPLSQLIFISGERLIADPAVEIGRVQDFLGLKRVVNEKHFYFNSTKGFPCLLKSEERSSPHCLGKTKGRNHPRIEPQAIDRLREFYRPFNLKFYQLTGINFGWP